The Gammaproteobacteria bacterium DNA segment GATTGCGAACCTGATAGTACACTCGATTGGCTATTTTCCTAGTAACCAGAAGGTCACGCGCTCTTAACACCGCTAAATGCTGCGAGGTTGTGCTTTGTGATAGCCCCACCAGTTCAGCAATCTCTTGGACGTTAAAGGCATTGTTGCCAACTAAGGCGAGAATCTCAATCCGCACAGGATGACAAATGGCCTTGAGGCTTTGACAGGTATAATCGATATCATCGTTCTCAAAGACGGAATCGTCGTTGTAGACAGGCGCAACCATATTTATCCCCTCGGTGTTGGTAATCGTTTAGACCTATCCCTGCGCAATAATCCTTATCTTTATTTGATCTAAAGAGCAGGACAAGGCAGGTGGTCTAAATGGTCAGCGATTTTTAATCAATGGGACGAATACCTTTTACCTAAACTCGTCTAACTAACCCAAGTTGCTACCTAGCGCGCTTTTCTCCCCTCTCCCGGGGGGAGAGGGGCCTTTTCGTTTCTCACCGCACAGGTTAACTAACCCAAGTTGCCACCTAATTCAAAATTCGGGATCGCATCCAATCGCCCCTCCCTCAATCCCCCCGTAAACGGGGGGAGGTCTGCGGCCTACTCCCTCCCCGTTTA contains these protein-coding regions:
- a CDS encoding hypothetical protein (Evidence 5 : Unknown function), encoding MVAPVYNDDSVFENDDIDYTCQSLKAICHPVRIEILALVGNNAFNVQEIAELVGLSQSTTSQHLAVLRARDLLVTRKIANRVYYQVRNPRLLEFIEMMNEVFANPRATRTHWSRPEVGMANISRTSVHAAVAERM